TCTCTTGTTGGTTGCCTCATTGTGTCTCATTGAAGTTTCCCTAGTGAGTAAACTTTTATTACTATTCCGTTCTGCATATTATTTTTTACATCTGATATCACAAATTCATCAACTTGACTAATTCAACATAAATTATTAACTAAATTGTAATTTAACGAGTATTTGCTTTTTATCTTTATTGCACAAATAGGCACGCCAAGATTTTGATGCTTCACTTGTAGCAAAACCTTCCGTTGGGCCAACCACTTGCCCGGTTCCTATCTATGGTAAgaacttttaaattttgaattgatcaactaatgaaaaaaaattaactggttgacatttttttcttctacttTTATAGAATGTTCAAATGCGTGCGATGAACGATGCTCCACAATGTCTCAAAAGAataattgtttattattttgaacaaggGTTGTAATTGGTGTCAATGTGTTCCACCGGGTACTTTTGGACAAAAAGATTGTTGttcatgctacagagattggaAGACTCAAGATCGACGACCAAAATGCCCTTGAAAatcttaatataaaaaaatatatttcttcctcgtttaacaaatgtttctaatgaaataaaatataaatatggaACTcgtgttttttttattttaaacttaataAAGACTAGCTCTTTACGTGGTTGTCTTATGTAATTTTAGTTTTCATTAtcagtcttttttttttaatcattgttTACCTTTATTAATACAGTCACGGATGTGTAAAACGGGCAAAATAAGTGAATAATGTgtattttattcataaaaataatcgtaacatttctttttttccttcattgtaACATTTCTCACCCCGTACAATCATatgattgaaaaaaaataaaattatatcgcTTAGTATCGTGTTGAGGATGATAATTAGAACTCTTCATCATACGTTtcagatttaaattttaaaaataaaagaaaactcaTTTAGAGTATCCAAAAATGAGCCTCACGAATGGAAATTTCAGATTTAAAACATGTTTGGAttgatttatgatttttaatttatttttattattctaatttaaaattaagtacacactttttaatttattcaaacacttcaaaatattacttaaaataaatcaattcaactttaatataaatacaaaataccGCATAATATCCTACAAAAAAaccagatttttttttttaaaattaaaagctCGGTGGAGGAAAAAgtgagaaggaaaaaaatgaagTCCACATCTTCTGGATTCTTCGGACTTTACTATAAAATCACCTTCTCCCAACACCCCTCACttcaatttaattaataacCAAATTATTAAAGCTTTTGTTCAAAGTTCAATCAGGTAAGTtcccttttcttctctttcaatTAGGGTTTATTGTTTCGTGGAGTAATCTAAATTTTctcttttggatttttttttttggttgcaTGATTTTTGTTTAGAGCTATTTGTCCTTAGATCTGTGCTTTGTTGTTGGAGAATCGAAAATGTCTCATATCCTTCTGatatgtttctttctttttctctgaTTTTACATTATTCTTCCTTTTGTTACTTAgaaattgggggggggggggggggggaggggttaGCTTCAAAATTCCGAATTCGTTCCTTGGAGAATATAAAAACTAGAGCCTTTTATAGTATAATCTCATATTCCCTCTGTTCCAATTTAAGTGTTTTAGTTTGATTGAGCAcggaatttaaaaaataaaaggaggtTTCTGAATCCTTGGTCTTATATTAAATATGGGTATAGTGTTTTGGATCTTGTGATCTTGAACTTACATGTAGAATGTTAGAATTGGAAAATTTGCTCCCACGTGGCGTCTGGAGATGGTAGAGTATAATCAGTCCTTACCCTTAATTGGAAAATTTGTTCCCGCAAGTGGGGTCGGGAGATGGTAGAGTATAATCAGTCTTTACCCTTAATTGGAAAATTTGCACCCACAAAGGGAAATTTGCTCCCACAAGTCGGGTCGGGAGACGATAGAGTATAATCAGACTTTACCTTGCCTTGGAGAGACAGAAAGGTTGTTTCcgaactaaaaagaaaagtaagatcCTTAAATTGGGGGATGGAGAGAGTATTATACATTCGATGATCCAATGAGCTTTCTTAACATCACTTTGTGCATCTGTAGTATCTATGTTCACATGCTTCCTTGTAGGTAAGTTATATTTTCCATATCATCTGTAGGAACAACAGCTTTAGCTAACTGTTTCTTGgctgcaaaaaaaaataaaatcttactCCGTTTGGTTGCTAAAAAGGGGGCGTAACTTAATTTGAGCTCTGTCGAAAGCAATCTCCCATGTTGATAAAATTCGAGATTATAGGCAAATGCAGCCTATGTTAAATGGGTTTAACTGAACCATTGTTTTCCACATTGAACATGTATGTACCTGTAATCTAATACAAAGCGTCAAAGGTTGAACATATCTAGTTTAACTTGTGGGTCTGTCTCAGCCGGAGATCTTATCTTCGGCTTTGGTTTCCAAAGTTAggatctttttttctttttggtaagATGTTGCCATACTTTGATTTGATCCCTGCCTGTTTTGGCCTTAACTTAAGCTAACGTGGGAACCAAAGAGACCGAGATCGTGAAAGGGCACAAGCCAGGGGCAACCACAAGTCCAAGACGCCTAAAAATGATGGATTAACCCCTGAACAACGACGAGAAAGGTTGAACTTTACTTGTTATATGCCTAAACAAATACATATGAACTTTTTTACATTGCTTAATTCATGTTCTTGACATGGTTGTTGTGTTCATTTCAACAGGGATGCAAAGGCACttcaagaaaagacaaaaaagaaAGCAGCACAAGCGGCAGGTGGATGGAATATTGACAAATCAGAAAGTCATAACATCAAGAAGAAATAGTTGGGAAATGAttaaaaggggggggggggggtttctTGTGGGTGAATCTGGCATAAGTTATGGATTCTTGAGGTCATTGTTCGTCGTCGTGTCATTTCAAATTTCTGAAACTTTTTATTCTCAGTAATTCTTGTGTCTGGCATGTATGTTTGGCTTTTGTACCTTTGATTTGTGTCTTGATCTGCAATGAAATTTCCTGTTGTGATTAGTCTTACTTGTATCCTAataaatttttcttcttctgaaaATCTTGCATCTGAGTTGCCATTGTGAGTTAATTCATTTAAGATTGGTTGACGAAGGGTTCTTTTAAATTATGAACTCTAGCCATTGTTGCTTTGACTATTGCTTCAGTATTGATGAAATTTAGACTTGAGAACTGATTTTCACTCTCTTTTTGGGTATAATGCATATCTATGTAACACTGTTCATTGCTCTTATTTGAAGGCACTATACAGAGAGACTCGTGAACTTGATATGTTTTATTCGATgtacaattaaattataaattatctgAAATTGTGACTTTAGTATCACCCCATAAATTAACTATTAACGTGTATTGGACAAAAAAAGAATAAGGTATTCGACCCTCAAAATTGAGGGATGATTCACTTATGGAAGGTTCAAATTTAATTAGTATAGTAATAATTTGTTGTTTTTCCATTTCATACTCCCTAAAAGAAGCGGCAAACTAATCCAATCATTAATGGTGAAAGGAAATAGTTGCAATTACGTTGTCTGAGTACGTGCATCGCTAATTGGATCAATACATGTCTTTTCTCTATATATTGCGGGTAAAAAATGttgttttataaaaatattcagGACTAATTAGGTTTCTCGTAAAGCATAATGCGTTATTGCAAATTCGGTCATTATTTTGAACCATTTCCCTAGTTTATATGCTAAGTGGTGGCGTAGTTTGATCTAGTGGATGTCTACTATAATTTAATACAACTCAATATTAGAGTAATAATTTGAGTTTAGACACAAACAGAGAAACATATAATATGGAGTaatatattgatgatatatatgaGTAGGCATCTATCGGTCAATGAATTGAGTGAAGATCTTAAAATAgcaaattataatttctataaaGGTGAATTAGTTGAGATGTAGATAAAGCGGTCGTTAGAATaactatcaaaaaaattataaatcaaatGATATTATGTGATACCCTCAAAATTTTAAAGGATATGCATGGAGAATAGTTACTATAGAAGGACATTGAGTGTGCATGACATCaagaaaaatgttttcttgaaaaataagtgTTTCTCTTCTTATTGTATGATGTTTGGTtagtaaaattaaaatattgtctCAAGAGCATTGGAATATAATTTTGATAAACACAATGACACCAAGCTTAGACTCTCCACCCTTTAACACGGATTCAGATTGCAATT
This Solanum dulcamara chromosome 8, daSolDulc1.2, whole genome shotgun sequence DNA region includes the following protein-coding sequences:
- the LOC129901228 gene encoding uncharacterized protein LOC129901228 — its product is RGNQRDRDRERAQARGNHKSKTPKNDGLTPEQRRERDAKALQEKTKKKAAQAAGGWNIDKSESHNIKKK